The genomic DNA GAGCGCGCCGACGACGACGAGCGGAACCAGCACAGCATCCATCAGCAGCACCTGGCCGTCGAACAGGCCGATGCCTGCGAGGAAGGGCACCTTCACGAGGTTCACGATCGCGAAGAACCACGCCGATGTTCCGAGGAACACCTGCACCGGCGTGCGCATCGCGAGGAAGTACATCGACATCACCGGTCCCGCCGCGTTGGCGACCATCGTCGTGAACCCGGCCAGTGCGCCGTAGGTCGATGCCACGACGACGCCGTGCTCCGCCGCTGCGGCATCCGTCCTTCGCTGACGCCACCGGCGCCACAGCGTCACGGCGATCATGGCGAGCAGGATCACGCCGATCGCGCGGCGCACGATGCCGTCGTCTCCGAGTGCGAGGAAGGCGAAACCCGCCAGAAGCCCCGCGATGACCGCGGGCGCCAACCGCAACAGGGTCGGCCAGTGCGCGTGCCGCCGATAGGCGATCAGCGCGAACATGTCGCCGACGATCAGCAGGAGCAGCAGGGCCGCGGTCGATGTGCGCGCCGGGAGCACAGCGGCGAAAAGCGCGACGGGCAGGATGCCGCCACCGGGGATCGCGGTCTTCGCGAGGCCGATCGTGAGTGCGGCGAGTGCCAGGACGGCCCACGCCCAGGGGAGGAGGTCGGGCACGCTCAGCCGCGTAGGGCGGCGAACGCTGCCGCGAACGCCTCGGCTCGCGTCGTGAGGTCCGCCCAGTCGCCGGCCTTGATCGATGCGGAGTTCGCGAGGTCGCCGCCGGCTCCGACAGCCACCGCGCCCGCGGCGAACCACTCGTCGAGGTTGTCCGGCTTCACGCCACCGGTGGGCATGAGCGGTGCATCGGGGAACGGTCCGCGCAGGGCTCCGAGGTAAGAGGGGCCGCCGAGGGACGCGGGGAAGATCTTCACGACGTCGACACCGAGCGCAAGCGCGCCCATGACCTCCGTCGGAGTCATCGCTCCCGTCATCACGACGCGTCCGGTGTCGAGCATCGCCCGGGTGAGGTCGGGTAGGGTGCCAGGGCTCACGAGGAACTCTGCTCCCGCATCTGCCGCGGCCGTCGCCTGCTCGATCGTGGTGACCGTGCCGGCGCCGATGTATGCGGCGTCGCCGTGACGTGCGATGAGTTCACGGATCACGGCAGGAGCATCCGGCGTGGAGTAGGTGACCTCGATACCGGCGATGCCGCCGCGGATGATCGCATCGGCCGCATCGAGCGCCTGCTCGGGGGAGGGAGCGCGCAGCACGGCGAGAACGCCGGTGGCACGGGCGCGGGCGAGACGGTCGGTCATGAGTGCTCCTCGATCGGTGATGCTTCCATTCTCGTGCATCCCGCAGGCTGTAGTGACAGGTCTGCCGACACGGCCACCAGCCGCTTCCCACCCGCCACCGCGTACCCTTGGAGACATGACTGAGTCCTCCCGCATCCGCTCGACGGGTCCCGCCACCTCGAAGACGGCATCCGCCGCCCCGCAGGTGCGCCCCCGTACCGAAGGCTGGACGCAGAAGAAGGACGAGTCGGGGCGTCCGCTGCTGCAGTTCGCGAGCCCGAAGCGCGGCAAGCCACCGGTGCACCTCGCCGACCTCAGCGTCGAAGAGCGCGTCGAGAAGGTCAAGGAACTCGGCCTTCCCGGGTTCCGTGCGAAGCAGCTGTCGACGCACTACTTCACGCACTACACGTCCGACCCGGCCGAGATGACCGACCTGCCTGCCGCGCAGCGCGAAGAGCTCGTCGCCGGCATGCTGCCGCCGCTGCTCACCGAGGTGCGCCGGCTCGAGACCGACGAGGGCGACACGATCAAGTTCCTCTGGCGACTGCACGACGGTGCTCT from Microbacterium profundi includes the following:
- a CDS encoding sulfite exporter TauE/SafE family protein — its product is MPDLLPWAWAVLALAALTIGLAKTAIPGGGILPVALFAAVLPARTSTAALLLLLIVGDMFALIAYRRHAHWPTLLRLAPAVIAGLLAGFAFLALGDDGIVRRAIGVILLAMIAVTLWRRWRQRRTDAAAAEHGVVVASTYGALAGFTTMVANAAGPVMSMYFLAMRTPVQVFLGTSAWFFAIVNLVKVPFLAGIGLFDGQVLLMDAVLVPLVVVGALVGVRVARRMKQQVFDWIVITLTIVGAVYLLF
- a CDS encoding bifunctional 4-hydroxy-2-oxoglutarate aldolase/2-dehydro-3-deoxy-phosphogluconate aldolase → MTDRLARARATGVLAVLRAPSPEQALDAADAIIRGGIAGIEVTYSTPDAPAVIRELIARHGDAAYIGAGTVTTIEQATAAADAGAEFLVSPGTLPDLTRAMLDTGRVVMTGAMTPTEVMGALALGVDVVKIFPASLGGPSYLGALRGPFPDAPLMPTGGVKPDNLDEWFAAGAVAVGAGGDLANSASIKAGDWADLTTRAEAFAAAFAALRG